The DNA region TCTCATCTAAAGcgagtgcgagggagatggagatatgcatgcaGCAAATCGCATGTTTGCACCTAGCGCCTATTCCTTcatttgcttataacttttaaagGAATGGTCCGATTTGAACCCTTTTTGGGCATGTATAAGAGTATTGATAATCGGATCCAAATCCCTTTTCCACTTTTACGTGGCACTCCgataaaacaaacttgcgctacgcGGGAATCCGAAGAATATACATGCCTAGTCATAACATTCCATtcctcatagtttccgagatctcagcgttcgtACGGACAGTcagacaggcggacatggctagatcgactcggctagtaatcctgataaaggatatatatatgatttttagggtcggaaacgcttcttaaaacttgttacatactttccaacgaatctaatatacccttttactctacgagtaacgggtaattGTTAATACTttgttattaaaatgtatataccACTTTTAATACTTTCTCAATTGTTCAAAAGGAACTTGATAGCTTTGCTCTTAAATCTTGTATTATCTGTCAGAACTCAAAATTCGCTATGCTCATTAGCAAATGTCTTTGGATGCCTGCCAGCGGGTATGCCACCACAATctgcataatttaatttgcacaccTACTTCTCAGTTGGCCAAAAGTGATTCAGCAGTTGGTTCGAACCTCATTAAGCCGACTGAGGAGTGGCAAGAGCAAAGTGCAAATTGCATAAGCGAAGTGGCAAGTTGGCGGTGTCAGAAGTCGCCTTAAAGTTGGGACACCTAACCCCAATTAACCCTGCACCCCCAAAAGTCCAGAGTGGCTTGTTGCAGTTAGATGGCAGCTCGGTTTTTCAGCTCCGGAGTGGGAACTACAGCCACACTttctatgctaattaagtcaGCATCAACGCCAACAACGGAAATGGCGCTGCGAATCCTTTTTCACAATCAAATTTCATTTCCCGCTCGCCGCCCCCGTTTTAATGTGCGCAAAATTATGCAATGCAAGAATTTATATGTGCCAGTGTGCCATTTTGTTTAAGCACTCCAACAACATGCAAATTGCTCCCAACGACTCGCTTTCCGACTCCCAGGTAATTATAACGAAGCTTTGCTTAAACGATGGACGGGCAATTTAAGTTGCAACCATTAAGTTTACATGGGGGTATTAAGCACTCGGGATTTAGTGACTTGAGCATGTGGAAAGGGTCTTCACTCCTTTAGAGTTAATAAAACTTTACTACCGCAAAGTTGTGGATTAAACTCCTACGTGGATTAATCCGAATTCCTTGGAGTTGGCTTCTCCTCATGGGGAAAACAAGACCGTGAGTTGACTTTAAGTAACTTTATTATTTACCCAGCAATGTTTATATCATGCACTTGACTACCGAAACTGCAAACAAATATTTCCCTTGAATTTTTCATTACCACAGCCagcattttcatttaatttgtgtGCCAGTTGCCCTGCAATTGCAATTTCGTTGCCAAAAGGTGAGGCGAAAGTGGCGAAGCGAACTTAACTGCCACAGAATGCAGTTAATATTTGAATTCCTTCTTGGCTGCGCCTCTGCTGCGGAAGAAAACAGGCGTCTTGGGAAACTTATGCCAAATGGCTGCCCGGAAATTCAATTGGctggaaaatgtttttaaggaCGCTTTGGCAAAAGCACTTGTCATGTTCATGTCGCCTCTAACTTTTTTATTGGTGTCATTTTGGCTAACTTTTCTgttgacattttattttaaagcttcaatggctataaataaatagttttcaaaacgtttcatttgaaaaatattttggaatttaaaatcaatatgCAGATTATTCAATTCGGAGTGTAAATTATtgggaatatatatactaacacattttaaaaataagaccttttacactttttaaaatatacattCATTATTGGCTTGAATGCAAGTGGATGTATATGTTACTCCGTTCTTAAAGAACTATTAAAGGCTCTAGATTATAAATGCAATGTAATGTAAATtgcttaaattaatttatttgaaggatatcaaaaatacatatatttcaaatatttaaaaataaaagaggtAAGCCAACTCCAATTTGTAGACTCTTAGTGTGATGTTTATTGTTGAAATGTGTTTACATACTGCGCAAACCCTATTCAACGGGGTTAACATTCAGATTAAAATTCCGCAGTCAACTAAAAGCCCGCCCCTCTtatacataattttaaaaataagctttTGACTTAAATTTGATTTCTTTTATAACCTTTTATAGCAATCCCACCAAGGGCATCTTCAGTTCGTTGTTGTCTCAAAAAACAGATCCCAAGGCGATACCGGCAGCTCTTTTTTCACTTTCCTCGGCAGAAGGGCATAATTCCGCTGCAAGCACTAGgagtaaaagaaaaaagaGCAAATTTTCCGGGGAAAGGGGAAGTGCATTCGCTGGAGGGGATGCCACCCAACGCCCAATGGAGTTGGGCGGCACGTGGCTCGAGGAAAACCAAACTTACACGCCAAACTTTAAGCTCCTCGCcttgtatgtgtgtgtgtgagtagGCGGGAAATGCCCGCCCGTTTCCTTCGTATTTATTTCGGCAGCTGCAACAATTTCCGGTTCCGCTGCGAGTGCCCCACCCCCTGCtgtttatatttacataaaaCAATTTTGGACAACTTTGAGTGCTAACCAGTCCCGCGCTGGCAATTATTTGCATTCCTACCCCGGCAGCAAAAAATTCATTTGCTCCGCTGCAAATGAAAACGAAAAGAAAAATCCTTCTGAGCTTCTCGCCCgcagaaaataataattttgccACTAAGCCAAACGCATGCCGCGTCTGATTCCGGCTTATTAGAATAATAACTCCTCCCTGTTGCTAACTAACGTATTTTCATCATGTGTCGCTCGTGTTTGGgctgattttgtttttgttttcggttCCTTGGCTCGGCTGCTGTTTGCATTGTGCATAAATTTGTCTTGCGCAGCTGAGTGAAAATTGGCAAAGTTTATGCGGGCGGAGACCAGGGAAAAGCGGGAGGAACTGCATTTTTGCCATGTGCATACAAAGCAAAGTATGTGGTTTGGCTTTAAGTTCCAACTGCACTTTATTGTGGCTGAGGTGGAGGCGGTCGAAAGGGGAGGCAGTGTTCTTAAATTAATGTGACTTTCCGGAAATCTCAGCTCAACATTGAAGTGGGTCCTACTGGGTTCTAGTGGGTGCGTTCAAAAAAATAATCCTTTGACTCCCCCTCGGCCTGCTGGCAAATGTGATACTTTGACTGGTATTGCGTTTCCGACTTTTATTGCCCTTAGCTTTTACTAGCATTACCACTTTTATTACCTCAACGACTGGCTACAGGTTTTGGTGTTGGAAAGGTGTTTGATTTTAGCAAGGAACTCTGATTTGTAGCTTATTGCATGTTTTAGTTAGAGACTTGTGGCATAACCAGCAATAAGTTTTgtaactttttttaatattgccATTAAAGTATACggattaaatattataaattgtTGACGTTTCAAGAAAAGAATGGATTACTTTTCCATTGAAAAAGAACTGATTACTTTTCCTtcgaaaataaattgattacTTTTCCATCGAAAAAGAATTGATTACTTTTCCATCGAAAAAgaacttattattttttttaacaaagaaAGAATTAACTACTTTTCTTTtgcattaaaaaacaaaaacaaggaataTTAATTACTTAGgcttattaatttttatcgCAGAAATAATGTTCCTCCTTGTATACATACAAAATGCTGGGTATCAGCGCACATCCCAAGCTGTAAGAGATAGAGCACCCATATTCTTACTCAACATTCCAAAGAAGGCCTAGGTCCCCCCAGTGGCTCCAAACAGCTCCAAAAAAGATTGATGGGGCAAAATAAATACTtgttacaaataaaatatcaaTCACAAGTAAAGAATGCCACAGAGGTAATATAAATCAAGTcacatcaatttttttataactaATCGCACATTATATGAAAGCCTTCATTTGGAATTGACTTTCTAACAAGGAAACTAGATACTTAGACCCTTAACCCGCTTAGTTTATCCGTGACGATCCCACAATTTAATAGCCTTATTCACtagttttttttaacagaTAATTTCTCCTGTTAACGTTCTTACCCACTTATTATGCTCATAAAGGGAGCTTCAACGAGCTGCTCTCAAGGCGGCACACACTGCGTATGAGTGACTTAATTGTAGCAAGCATCGTGGCATGAAATTTTTTAGTTAGACACTTGCGACACTTGAGCAGTTTTTATGCCACACTTTGCAAAGCCAATTCGAGAGCTCAACTGCCTGGAAAAACAAACTAATTATGACCGCGGGTGTCTTGGGCGGATTGTGGCGTTTGGAGGAGCAATAGACAGTCGGGAGTCGGGGCGTTGAGTAAATTAAACCGTCGGGAAAATAAACCGAGAGGATAGGTAAGGAAAACACTCTGCAGGCAAGAATCCGAGGTGAGCTGAGGCAGAGCAAATGAAAATTACAACGGCACGCATCATAAAAAGCAAGAAACGGGGCTTAAGTCGAGGAAAAGCGCGCACAGGAAAAGCCGGAGGGGTTGGGCGGCATCCGCAATTGACAGTGAAATGCTTTTTAAACGTTTTCCCTGAATCCAAGGAAAAGTCACTTCGCGAAGGACCTTTGCTCTCGCTCagtttttttatcaatttaatttttgtagcATTGTTGCGCTCTATCTGTCCCTCATCTGTCACCAGTTCCCGACTTATTTTCGCTTTCTCTAACTGCCATTCATTCTCGTTCGTCGCTGTAAGGCAATGgccaataaaaatttaattgccaAAATGAGCAATTACATTTCTTTAATTAAAGCTGTCTAAACATGGGGACAAACTGTTTTCATCCCGGCTTGATGACTTATTTGTGTTCGTCTCGTCTGGTTCTTTCAGATACTTTCCTGCTCGAAGGCCACCTGTACGAGCAGCATTATGAACATAGGCAACGCGGCAGTGGAGGCCCGAAAATCAGATATAATTATGGAACACGCCAAGGACTTTCTGGAGCAGTATTTCACCTCGATAAAGCGGTGAGCtttagtaaaataaaatataatgctAAATCGTATTTTACCGTACATAAATTTATTTCTTGAACTAAATTTAATAACTCTTTTCTATGAGACTTataaaatatcataaaaactattatttattatatggTTAAACCAGCCTATcacttattttaatatttcaaattcAAGAGTATTTATTCTCGAGTTCCCAGTTTTCCAATTCGAGTATTCGTGACTTATCTTATCTCCCACCTCGTACGCAGTACATCATCTACCGCCCACGAAACACGGTGGAAACAGGTGCGCCAAAGCATTGAGACCAGTGGACATTATCAGCTAACCGAAACCGAGCTAATTTATGGAGCCAAATTGGCCTGGCGCAATTCTTCACGTTGCATTGGACGCATACAATGGTCAAAGTTGCAGGTGGGTGATAACGAAATTGAGTTATGTGACAAATACATTTGCCGAAAAATAATAGGATTTCCAATTTAATCCGAAAAGTGTCTTTAAGCTTTGCTTACCAATCCACCGCACCCCGTAATTTACCAGGATTTCAATGATTCATGACCTCTGCTTTGCATACAAACCCTGAAATCAACTTTCATCATCCACAAAATATGATAGCGATTCATCAAGGCATATTAGGCTTAAATGTGTgcaattcaaaaaattatatggGTGTTATAAACGCTGGAGTTGTCAGCCGAATTCGTCGGAGCACAAATCACAGACAAATATATGCGCCTTTGTCTGGGCCACATTATTCTAGATTTATGCGTGTTTCGAGCAAATGACAAATTTCGAAGACGAGTCAGAAAGGGAATAGGCAAAAACAAAGCTAGAATTTGAAATGCAAATCCtcgtaaattttaatttagccGAAAAAGAAATTTCGCCCAAGGCGGAGATTTATTCACATGCACCCGAATATACACCCGAATATACAAATTATAATGATCAGTAGTTGGCATAGCAAAATGGCTGCCTTTGcctctgtgtgtgtgcctAGTAATGTGTGAACTGATTTGCATTTCCACCCGAATGACTTCCGTGTGTTTGAGCTGCAAACTCGAGAAGGCAAATCTGATTTCCAAAGACAAGTAGTGAAAGACACCTTCAATATATGCCAtgacaaataaattatatatcaAATACATGTTTGCAAGTGACTGCTGTTTTCATTTCCTTGAAATATGAAGACAACCCTGCCTTCGTAGCACATCAGCAATTAAATTACCTACtgttaaagaaaatatatttagctATGATTATTATAGAGAATGTTAATTAGTacaataattttaaaacaatgtaACTACATAAAAAGGCATaaagtttaaaataattaaaattgtgACAAGCTCtaataaacatttaatttttctggtttatataatttatggaAACAAATTCACTTGTTTGTCGCTGACATGCGGTTttcctttaaatattttccgaCCTTGTTTTCATAATATAAATCACTACAAACATTAAGCTCTGACttttcattaaattaaaaaaaagttttccaaagTTATCCAATACCACTCAGACACGATAAAAAAGCGGAAAACTTTCGCTTTAAATTAAGTGAAGTATGTGTGGCATAAGCACTTAAAAAGGGTTCAGTTCGGACCGCTTTACAAACTTAATTAGGAAACTCGTTTTACACTGGTACGCCCCTGCAAAAAAACATAACCAAAGCCAACACAGCAGAAAATCGAATGAAAAGGGGTTTCCTTGGCCTGAAATGAATTTCAGCTTCGAGTGGCTTAAACATAGAAATCCCATAAAGCCAACTCTAAGGACTTTACTCTGGCCTAGACCCAAAAGAGGGTAACCACAGAAACAGGTgtgaaaaaaaacaattgtGAGGGCCCAGATAACATAGGCGAAAATGTGGGAGAGCGTGTGACAGTTAAACAGAAATATTGCAAAAAATTCATTGAAGCGAAATAATTGAAAAAGGGTTTCGGTGTACGAACAAGTTGTGGACAACTCTCTTATACGACGACCCCATGCcagaaacaaaacaaatatagAAGTTACACAGAAATTTATGTCACATTTATCATCCGCCCCGTTGGACGACGCAACAAAAACTGTTGAACAGCTTGGGGCCGGGCACCTAAAACTCATGAAAAAACAATTGTTTACACTTTTAGTTTTGTGTCTGCAAATTGTGTTGATTTTTTTCTAGTCGCTGCAAGCGTTTGAATATTTTAGGTAATTTTAGCTCAACGGGAATTGCGCGTTTTCCCCCGCTGGCATGAATTTTGTACATGTGCATGTGCTCATAAAGTGAAAAGTGATTCGTTCTTGACAAGCTgatatttctataatttaTATGCTACATTTTGCAGGTCTTTGACTGTCGGTATGTGACAACTACGAGTGGCATGTTTGAGGCAATTTGCAACCACATCAAATATGCAACAAATAAAGGCAACCTGAGGTAATTGAATATGTCTGTTAAGTGTTGGAGATGATTAAGTATTTAGACAATGTTTTCCTAGAAAACGAATAATATAAACAAGACTTatgaaagaaaaataaattgatatttCCAAAGCcaagtaaaataaattctaCGAATAAGTGGCACATTATGTAGGtcctttattattttgtttgacCAAATAACACACTCTTTTGTAAATGCAATTTGGTATTTTCGTGTGAAGCTTAATTGACAGCTTATGGTAATTAGAACGACCAGAATATTTTCGGTCCCGGGTAATCGTTTTAAGCTTCGAAATGGAAGCTGtacataatttttaatatttccctATGCTCTTTGCCACacaaaatttcaaatttccaATAATCTACTCGCTACGTGGCAGGCGTCAGTGGAATGTTTGCGGAAAGTGATTGCCAAATTATGTTTTTGCCCTGCTAATTGGCTAAATTGAGAGTGGAGGGCCTGGCTGCCAATTTGATTCTATGAATATTTCAAGCGCCATCCTTTTCGACTCCCAGTTTGATTGGGTTGGTGTTGCACTTTTGACTTTGTACGCACATTAGGGCGTAAAACGCTTATGGCGGTTGCCAAAAGTTTCATTGAACTTTGTCGAACTCTAACGTTTTGTGTACACAAATTGTTTTGGGTTTGGCTTgctaaataaattgattttatattttcatcaCCGCAGATCGGCAATTACGATATTTCCCCAACGCACAGATGCCAAGCATGATTATCGCATTTGGAACAGCCAATTAATATCTTATGCTGGCTATAAGCAGGCGGACGGGAAAATCATTGGCGATCCCATGAACGTTGAGTTTACCGAGGTGAGTAATTGGAGAACCAGAAATTCTTGTAAAATATTGactatatatacaaatattttataataacaCTTGCTTATTCATCTTGACTTTTCATTGCCTGTTTATTTGAACAAAAAATTACAGAATATTTACACCCCGATCAAAACTGCCCTTATTTATTCACGTGGTTCTGCGTAATCCAGCTATCCATTTGCATATAATACATGCATAAATATATGCTTTTTTCCTCAGCCATCACAATATTTACACGCATCAATTGGTCGTGCCTTTAAATCAGTATTTCCCGCCCTTTGACCCGTCCGATTCCGTACTGCCCACCCATGTGGCGACCTTTTGTCGAACCAACAAGTTGGAAAGCCCCAGAGCCCACAACAACGGCCAGTCCGCTCTATAACTCGTTGTAATAAATCTCTTTTTAAATACgcaaaaaccgaacaaacAACAAAGCTGTCAATAAATACGAGCACAAATACGGTAGCAGATGTTGCCGGGGAGTGGGTGGAACACGTGGTGTGGGTTCGTCAGTTCGGCGGAGTTCCCACCACCCCGCAATGATGTATTTGCATATAAAACCGAGGCCCCAAAGTATCCCCATTTATTTTAACACATGTCACTTTTATATCCACCACTGGCTGCCTGCTGGCCTTATGCTGATTTTCGATTCCGATTCACATTTGTTTGATGTCCAATCCCATCTCTATCCATCAGGTCTGCACCAAGCTGGGCTGGAAGAGCAAGGGCAGCGAGTGGGACATATTGCCACTGGTGGTCTCGGCCAATGGTCACGATCCGGACTACTTTGATTACCCGCCCGAATTGATATTGGAAGTGCCGCTGACCCATCCCAAGTGAGTAGACAGTCTTCTTTATGGGAGCTATAACTCTAGATGTTGTACTCCACATGGTCTTTATCCATGTTTTTGTAGCATAACTAGCAATGAGCAAACATTGTTGTTGTCTTCTCAAAGTTTTCTTATCAGTAACAGTACGTGATACTCGTATACCAGAGCCCAATGAAAAGCACTCTTTAACATTTATGATGGAAAAATTGCCGATCCATCTTTATGGGAGGTATGACACTAGATTTTATACTATTCGGTGGTATTTATCTGAGTTTTTATAACAGAACTAGCAAAAGGCATACATTGTATGGTCTACTTAAAACGTTTTGTTCAGTTGTAGTTCGAAATGTTCCAACACTTTTATTACCaacaaccaaccaaccaagtTCCTCTGACCAAACCGAAGGGTGATATTCTTGAACATTTTATACTTTGGGTGATATTAAtccaataaaaaacaaagtttttATAACAGAACTAAGATGAATACTTTTGATCTAATGTTCTAAGTCTATAAGTACCAATAACTCAATGATATGCGGTGATATGATCATACGAGTATTCATAACTCATACAGTACTGATCAGTAAGGGTATGCAATAACTCAATATAATTTGAAAAGAGGAAACTTTGGCAAAAATATAGATTTTATGATATGCTTTTATTTCTTGTACTATTTGAACTTCGAAAACCGTCGGCTAATAGTCTGCCACTCTGGCAAAGCCAATCTGGTTGTTGCCCTTGTCGAATACCGTGTAGAACTTGCCAATGAAGACATCACCCAGAATCCAGAAGGAGATGTCGGACATGTAGGTGAAGGCGGACATGCAGTAGGTCACACCGTTCTGGGTCACCTTGATGATGTAATCCTTGGGTGCCAGGGTGAAGACAGTGCCGCCAATGTTGAGGTTGACATTGGGCAGGGAAGCGATCCGAGCGCACCTTACGAACGCCTCACCACCGCCATTATCCGAGGCGCCCAACTGGCGGTTGATCCTTGTGTAGGCCGTCTGGGGAACCACGATTAGGGAGGTTCCGGTATCGGCAATGGCCTGGCATCCGTTACAGAGCACAACACCATTGGTCTTGATCGTATTGACCTTGAACTGCCAGTAGGCCGGAACCGAAACGGGGACGTAGGTGAGGCTGCCCTTGTAGAGGCTCGAATCGAtgccacccaggatgagttctcCACCGCGGGCTGCTGTGCCATCTCGCTTGAGGTAGAACGAGGCGACGGGCTGGTCGAGCAGGCCCTGGGAAATCATGTTGTCGAACGGCGGAGTCACTCCGTCCACGGAGATCGAGGCGAAGGCCATTCCAAGGATGCCCGCAAATGGAGCATCCACGAAGGTGGTTCCCGGCTCATAGAGTGCTTCGCCGAAAGTCTGACCCTGAATGGTAATGCCCGCAACGGTAACCGTATCGGTGGAAAGGGTTCCCGACAGACTACCAGATCCGTATTGGATGGCAAAAGACTGACCATTCTCCACGTAGGTGCTGGAAGCCGCCGAGTTGTACTTGTTGTGCTTCTGGCAGGCCTTATTTGATTTCGGGCACTTGGAACTGGGCACCCACAGGTTGGACGATCCCGTGTCGAAGAGGATGTTGAACTTCTGTCCTGGAGTTCCGATTGAGATTACTCCATAGTACTCAGCATTGAGGGAGTTTTGCAGGTTCTCGGTGGCGCCCGATGAGCTAGAACTGGAGGTGGAAGTCTCCTCCAAAAAGGAGTACTTGCCGGCCAGCAAGGTCTTCTCCGCCTTCACATTGCCGTGGGTCTTGGTGAAGTTCTTGTTCGCATGCAGCTGCACGCGATTCAACTTGGCTTC from Drosophila subpulchrella strain 33 F10 #4 breed RU33 chromosome 2L, RU_Dsub_v1.1 Primary Assembly, whole genome shotgun sequence includes:
- the LOC119546898 gene encoding lysosomal aspartic protease, producing MLFKFRCHLKTSHSRISDADMRQLIVLFLLIGIGYSEAKLNRVQLHANKNFTKTHGNVKAEKTLLAGKYSFLEETSTSSSSSSGATENLQNSLNAEYYGVISIGTPGQKFNILFDTGSSNLWVPSSKCPKSNKACQKHNKYNSAASSTYVENGQSFAIQYGSGSLSGTLSTDTVTVAGITIQGQTFGEALYEPGTTFVDAPFAGILGMAFASISVDGVTPPFDNMISQGLLDQPVASFYLKRDGTAARGGELILGGIDSSLYKGSLTYVPVSVPAYWQFKVNTIKTNGVVLCNGCQAIADTGTSLIVVPQTAYTRINRQLGASDNGGGEAFVRCARIASLPNVNLNIGGTVFTLAPKDYIIKVTQNGVTYCMSAFTYMSDISFWILGDVFIGKFYTVFDKGNNQIGFARVADY